The Cellulophaga sp. L1A9 genome window below encodes:
- a CDS encoding DKNYY domain-containing protein: MNKLSTTFDNIDLDKHYWTDGKSVFHRGYEIKGADIDTFQHFYGLWAKDKKNCYCGSSKLNNTDPKTFLALNLAYAKDKDNVWTLGGLINDADTKTFEVCDNGMKSMGKSVEWVDKKLYLYNETYVPYGYGKDKKNVYYYNFSGKTKIVKKADIHSFVSLNDGHFGLDKNFAFYGFATILKAKPNTWKKLKQEYYYSKDGDKIFYMNRLIKDADPTSFEVIETALITGSPPQLAKDKTSGFSNSNRISFEELEKEIEYSADHFKKITEKLIE; the protein is encoded by the coding sequence TTGAATAAACTCTCAACAACCTTCGATAATATTGATTTAGATAAGCACTATTGGACAGACGGAAAAAGTGTTTTTCACAGAGGCTATGAAATAAAAGGTGCCGACATAGATACTTTTCAACACTTTTATGGACTATGGGCAAAAGATAAAAAAAATTGTTATTGTGGTTCTTCAAAATTAAATAATACGGACCCAAAAACTTTTCTAGCCCTTAATTTAGCTTATGCGAAAGACAAAGACAACGTTTGGACATTAGGCGGCCTAATAAATGATGCCGATACCAAAACCTTTGAAGTTTGTGATAACGGAATGAAATCAATGGGTAAGTCCGTAGAATGGGTTGATAAAAAATTATACTTATATAACGAAACTTACGTGCCATATGGCTACGGAAAAGATAAAAAAAATGTTTATTACTACAACTTCAGTGGTAAAACAAAAATTGTTAAAAAAGCAGATATCCACTCTTTTGTATCGCTAAACGATGGCCATTTTGGCTTAGATAAAAATTTTGCATTCTATGGCTTTGCAACAATTCTCAAAGCAAAACCTAACACGTGGAAAAAACTAAAACAAGAATATTATTACTCAAAAGATGGCGACAAAATATTTTATATGAACAGACTAATTAAAGATGCTGATCCAACATCATTTGAAGTTATCGAAACGGCTTTAATAACGGGTAGTCCTCCTCAATTAGCAAAAGATAAAACTTCAGGTTTCAGCAATTCAAATAGAATTAGTTTTGAAGAATTAGAAAAAGAAATAGAATACAGTGCTGATCATTTCAAAAAAATAACTGAAAAACTAATCGAATAA